A stretch of the Thalassotalea euphylliae genome encodes the following:
- the flgB gene encoding flagellar basal body rod protein FlgB, translated as MAISFDKAFGIHPQGMMLRAKRAEIIASNIANADTPGYKAKGMNFQDALAGAAKNQQAGMARTHEKHFNIRTEMTAGEGFRVPDQPDTGDGNTVNVQVERNLYLENTLQYQASVQFLDSKVKGLKKALSGGQ; from the coding sequence ATGGCTATTAGTTTTGACAAAGCGTTCGGAATTCACCCGCAAGGGATGATGTTGCGTGCCAAGCGCGCTGAAATAATTGCAAGTAACATTGCTAATGCCGATACCCCTGGCTATAAGGCCAAGGGCATGAACTTCCAAGACGCACTTGCCGGTGCGGCAAAAAATCAACAAGCGGGCATGGCTCGCACTCACGAAAAGCACTTTAATATCCGTACTGAAATGACTGCTGGTGAAGGATTTCGCGTTCCAGATCAACCAGATACAGGTGATGGTAATACTGTAAATGTACAAGTGGAACGAAACTTGTATCTAGAAAACACATTACAGTATCAAGCCAGTGTGCAATTTTTAGATTCTAAAGTTAAAGGGCTGAAAAAAGCGCTATCTGGAGGGCAATAA
- the flgC gene encoding flagellar basal body rod protein FlgC, producing MSLFNVFDISGSGMAAQSVRLNTTASNIANADSVSSSVDQTYRARHPVFAAEMQKAAAGQDGSVGVQVLGIVESDKPLNVEYSPDHPMADKDGYIYKPNVNVMEEMTNMISASRSYQTNIQLAESAKNMVNRTLRLGQS from the coding sequence ATGAGCTTATTTAATGTATTTGATATCAGTGGCTCAGGCATGGCGGCGCAATCGGTCAGATTGAACACCACGGCTAGTAATATTGCCAACGCTGACAGCGTCAGTAGCAGTGTCGATCAAACCTATCGAGCGCGTCATCCGGTTTTTGCCGCCGAGATGCAAAAAGCTGCCGCAGGACAAGATGGCTCTGTTGGCGTTCAAGTACTTGGTATTGTAGAAAGTGATAAGCCGCTTAACGTTGAGTATTCACCCGACCACCCAATGGCGGATAAAGACGGCTATATCTACAAACCGAATGTGAATGTGATGGAAGAAATGACCAATATGATTTCTGCGTCACGTTCATATCAAACCAATATTCAATTAGCGGAATCAGCTAAGAATATGGTGAACAGAACCCTGAGATTAGGTCAGAGCTAA
- the flgE gene encoding flagellar hook protein FlgE, with translation MTFNVALSGLNAAQKDLDVTSNNIANVNTTGFKESRAEFVDVFATSLLAAGNTKAGDGVLTSEVAQQFSQGSIRFTNNALDLAITGNGFFATVPELSSLERSYTRSGEFKLNADNFVVNSQGGHLLGFPVNSDGSSSSVALSTASPIQIPTASGSPMQSREVDIRMNLPAGDPVIAAAFDITDPLTYNHSTSVTVFDSLGDSHVMTYYFKKSAPNEWDVYTAVDGQQVNINDTGTGAGSNNATPNATPTGTGIPTGAARMYFSAGGEFKGQYPNTLTTAQLGAGILTNGADPQQTITIDFNLDTTGGNPNEPTQFAAGFEVTSLEQDGLAVGRLTGLDIDDDGLIRATYSNGTSEPLARVALVNFANNQGLTQVGGTSWKESLTSGEALAGEAGSGTFGTINSSALEQSNVNLTAELIDLISAQRNFQANSRSLEVDNQLNQTILQIR, from the coding sequence ATGACTTTCAATGTAGCACTAAGTGGCTTAAACGCTGCCCAAAAAGATTTAGATGTAACGTCAAATAACATCGCCAACGTTAACACCACAGGTTTTAAAGAGTCTCGCGCTGAGTTTGTCGATGTATTTGCAACATCGCTATTGGCAGCAGGTAATACAAAAGCCGGTGATGGTGTACTTACCTCAGAAGTAGCGCAGCAATTTTCCCAAGGTAGTATACGTTTTACCAATAACGCGCTGGATTTGGCGATTACAGGTAACGGTTTCTTCGCAACAGTGCCTGAATTGAGCAGTTTAGAACGCTCTTATACGCGATCAGGTGAATTTAAGCTAAATGCTGATAACTTTGTGGTTAATTCGCAAGGCGGTCACTTATTAGGCTTCCCTGTTAACAGCGACGGCTCTTCATCGTCTGTTGCTTTAAGTACTGCTTCACCGATACAAATTCCGACCGCTTCAGGTTCCCCAATGCAAAGTCGTGAAGTTGATATTCGCATGAACTTGCCTGCTGGTGATCCGGTTATTGCGGCGGCATTTGATATTACAGATCCGCTAACCTACAACCATTCAACTTCGGTAACCGTGTTCGATAGTCTAGGTGACAGCCATGTAATGACTTATTACTTTAAAAAATCAGCACCTAACGAGTGGGATGTTTATACGGCTGTTGACGGGCAACAAGTTAATATTAACGATACGGGTACAGGTGCTGGTAGCAATAATGCCACTCCAAACGCAACCCCAACTGGTACTGGTATACCGACAGGTGCTGCGCGTATGTACTTTTCTGCGGGTGGTGAATTTAAAGGTCAATACCCTAATACATTAACCACTGCTCAGTTAGGTGCTGGTATTTTGACCAATGGCGCGGATCCACAGCAGACAATTACCATTGATTTTAACTTAGACACTACTGGTGGTAACCCAAATGAGCCTACGCAATTTGCAGCAGGTTTTGAAGTCACATCACTAGAACAAGATGGTTTAGCCGTTGGTCGATTAACGGGTCTTGATATTGATGATGATGGTTTAATTCGTGCGACTTATTCAAACGGTACTTCTGAACCTCTAGCGCGTGTTGCATTGGTTAACTTTGCTAATAACCAAGGTTTAACGCAGGTTGGTGGTACTTCTTGGAAAGAGAGTTTAACTTCGGGTGAAGCACTCGCTGGTGAAGCCGGTTCAGGTACTTTTGGTACCATTAACTCATCAGCACTTGAGCAGTCAAACGTAAACTTAACCGCCGAGCTTATCGATTTGATTTCCGCGCAGCGTAACTTCCAAGCGAACTCTCGTTCATTAGAAGTTGATAACCAGCTAAACCAAACAATTTTGCAGATTCGATAG
- the flgK gene encoding flagellar hook-associated protein FlgK: MTVNLYQTGVSGLLSAQQQLATTGHNIANVNTDGYSRQRAEQSPTQALQSGGNFIGTGTYVADISRLYDQFAYREQVINQSNLGAANASNASLTQLNGILGSAGGAITSSIEQFYQSINSIADNPSDPALRSIALNQAKTLTTNFNNLNDSFDRIETATNGEIEEIAKQISEISTELANINEQILHTNSPGQPGQPNDLLDERDRLINQLAEFTSVNTVTDANGVMTVMIGSGNTLVAGTTPLSLQVVPGDPDPLQTQVAIASKNTTIPLKQDSLGGSLGAKIKFRDEDLAQARSQINRVALVLSETLNGAQRQGLDLNQGQGANFFRDINDTTNQTSRILPYSGNSTPGLQAGIEITNVSQLPTNDFDLSFDGANYQLTNLADGTTTNLGAPGSGTYTTSFGFNFVENSGTPAAGDRFTIRPTENSAALMQVELTDGKAIAASSAVSVTASSNNVSAGEVEIVAVADPVAARAAAPLRVNVLESPAGSGTFNYTITNLTTNTTSAPAAYTPPSQQIQLPAAPATAAFTIEISGRPSGQAPNGPEQFTISDAFGTGNGENAKFIADTREQGIINGGRESFSQSIGITTAQVGSQAKAAELGAETSQALFTQAFNRNQETSGVNLDEEAANLLRFQQAYQASSRVVSVANTIFDTLLSAVG; the protein is encoded by the coding sequence ATGACTGTCAACTTGTATCAAACTGGTGTTAGCGGCTTATTGTCGGCGCAACAACAGTTAGCTACAACCGGCCATAACATTGCCAATGTTAATACCGATGGCTACAGCCGACAACGTGCTGAGCAGTCGCCAACGCAAGCGCTTCAATCGGGTGGCAACTTTATTGGTACGGGTACTTATGTCGCTGATATTTCAAGGTTGTACGACCAATTTGCTTACCGTGAGCAAGTTATTAATCAATCCAATTTAGGGGCTGCCAATGCCAGCAACGCGAGTTTAACGCAGCTTAATGGTATTTTAGGCTCGGCAGGCGGGGCCATTACTAGCTCTATTGAACAGTTTTATCAGTCTATTAACTCTATCGCTGACAATCCGTCAGATCCTGCTCTGCGAAGCATTGCGCTTAATCAAGCCAAAACCTTGACGACAAATTTTAATAATTTGAATGACAGTTTTGATCGTATTGAAACGGCAACCAATGGTGAAATTGAAGAGATTGCTAAGCAGATTTCAGAGATATCAACTGAACTTGCCAATATTAATGAGCAAATACTTCATACAAACTCACCAGGCCAGCCTGGGCAACCAAATGACTTGCTGGATGAGCGCGACAGGTTAATTAATCAATTAGCTGAATTTACCAGTGTAAATACCGTAACAGATGCCAATGGCGTGATGACGGTAATGATTGGTAGCGGCAATACACTTGTTGCTGGAACAACTCCTTTGAGCTTACAAGTTGTGCCGGGCGATCCAGACCCTTTGCAAACACAAGTGGCTATCGCTAGTAAAAATACCACAATTCCGCTTAAGCAAGACTCCTTAGGTGGTTCGTTAGGCGCAAAAATAAAATTTAGAGATGAAGATTTAGCGCAGGCGCGCAGTCAAATAAACCGAGTTGCATTGGTATTATCAGAAACGCTTAATGGCGCTCAACGTCAAGGTTTAGACTTAAACCAAGGGCAAGGCGCTAACTTTTTCCGTGACATTAATGACACAACAAACCAAACATCACGGATTCTTCCTTACTCTGGTAATTCAACACCTGGACTACAAGCAGGCATTGAAATTACAAATGTGTCGCAGTTGCCGACAAATGACTTTGATCTCTCTTTTGATGGTGCTAACTATCAATTAACGAATCTTGCTGACGGTACCACCACTAACCTCGGTGCACCTGGTTCTGGTACTTATACCACAAGTTTTGGTTTTAACTTTGTTGAAAACTCCGGTACACCAGCAGCAGGAGACAGGTTCACTATTCGTCCGACTGAAAATAGCGCAGCTTTGATGCAAGTTGAGCTAACCGACGGTAAAGCGATTGCTGCCAGTTCTGCAGTTAGTGTTACTGCATCAAGCAATAATGTCAGCGCAGGTGAAGTTGAAATTGTTGCAGTGGCAGACCCTGTTGCAGCTCGAGCAGCAGCTCCTTTGCGAGTTAATGTATTAGAAAGTCCTGCGGGTTCGGGCACTTTTAATTACACCATTACCAACCTGACAACAAACACAACATCGGCACCCGCTGCGTACACGCCGCCATCACAGCAGATACAACTGCCGGCAGCTCCAGCAACCGCGGCATTTACCATTGAAATCTCAGGGAGACCGTCTGGTCAGGCACCTAATGGTCCTGAGCAATTTACCATTAGCGATGCCTTTGGCACAGGTAATGGAGAAAATGCGAAATTTATCGCCGATACCAGAGAGCAGGGCATTATCAACGGCGGCCGAGAGAGCTTTAGTCAAAGTATTGGCATTACCACGGCACAGGTTGGTAGCCAAGCAAAAGCCGCAGAGCTTGGAGCAGAAACATCGCAAGCGCTATTTACCCAAGCTTTTAATCGCAATCAAGAAACTTCTGGTGTGAATTTGGATGAAGAGGCAGCCAATTTATTGCGCTTTCAGCAGGCATATCAAGCTTCATCACGGGTGGTTTCAGTCGCTAACACTATTTTTGACACCTTGCTATCGGCAGTAGGTTAA
- the flgJ gene encoding flagellar assembly peptidoglycan hydrolase FlgJ — protein sequence MDNKLAEARNFFDLNGLNNIRQQANQTDQASKKAALKEAAQQFESIFMQMLLKSMRSAQEVLEADSPFNSQSTKFYRDMQDQQMALDMSNKGTLGLAELIERQLGGGDGSFTPRSVIRTDHQAPASQKVEGDVARLAEQFLSGAEKSADKVSNNRQAGTQVPLAKANSVVKTSEKSSPEFNQPQDFVTALTEPAKQVERQLGVPFQVVIAQAALETGWGQKIIKNSDGTSSNNLFNIKADSRWTGEKAQKDTLEFEQGSLVKKNEPFRVYNSISESVNDYVNFLSSGTRYQDALAKPDNVEHFLQGLQKAGYATDPNYANKILGTLKSVSNFLNQ from the coding sequence GTGGATAACAAACTAGCAGAAGCAAGAAACTTTTTTGATCTAAATGGCCTGAACAATATACGTCAGCAAGCTAATCAAACTGATCAAGCGTCAAAAAAGGCAGCGTTAAAAGAAGCTGCGCAGCAATTTGAATCTATTTTCATGCAAATGCTGCTAAAGAGCATGCGTAGCGCACAGGAAGTACTTGAAGCTGATAGCCCGTTTAACTCGCAATCAACTAAATTTTATCGCGACATGCAAGATCAGCAAATGGCGCTTGATATGTCGAACAAGGGCACGCTTGGCTTAGCAGAACTGATTGAGCGCCAATTAGGCGGTGGCGATGGTTCTTTTACGCCGCGTTCAGTAATTCGCACTGATCACCAAGCACCCGCTAGTCAAAAGGTTGAGGGTGACGTCGCTCGCTTAGCTGAGCAATTTTTATCTGGTGCTGAGAAAAGCGCCGATAAGGTGTCAAATAATCGTCAAGCTGGCACTCAAGTTCCATTAGCAAAAGCGAATAGCGTCGTCAAAACATCAGAAAAATCTTCTCCAGAATTTAACCAACCTCAAGATTTTGTTACCGCGTTAACCGAGCCTGCAAAACAAGTTGAACGCCAGCTTGGGGTGCCATTCCAAGTAGTAATAGCCCAAGCCGCTTTAGAAACTGGCTGGGGCCAAAAAATTATCAAAAACAGTGACGGCACAAGTTCTAACAATCTCTTTAATATCAAGGCAGACAGCCGCTGGACTGGCGAGAAAGCGCAGAAAGACACACTGGAGTTTGAACAGGGCAGTTTGGTTAAGAAAAACGAGCCTTTCCGTGTCTACAACAGTATTAGCGAGAGCGTTAACGACTACGTTAATTTCCTTTCTTCAGGTACGCGTTATCAAGACGCATTAGCAAAACCTGACAATGTGGAACACTTCCTGCAAGGACTACAGAAAGCCGGATATGCGACGGATCCTAACTACGCAAACAAAATTTTAGGAACGTTGAAGTCGGTGAGTAATTTTCTGAACCAATAA
- the flgG gene encoding flagellar basal-body rod protein FlgG: MNPALWISKTGLDAQTKDIAVISNNLANASTVGFKKSRAVFEDLLYQTINQPGGRSAQDTELPSGLMLGAGAKVVATQKIHTQGDMITTDNSLDLMIQGDGFFEVLLPDGTSSYTRNGQFTMDEEGNIVTPGAGYPLQPQITIPDDALEINVSQDGEVSVRIQGQADNAVVGQINTVNFINPTGLEPIGQNLFTETAVSGAPAQGVPGLEGYGMIVQGALETSNVNTTEELVNLIESQRVYEMNSKVISAVDQMLSYLNQQL, encoded by the coding sequence ATGAACCCAGCATTGTGGATTAGTAAAACTGGCTTAGATGCGCAAACAAAAGATATTGCTGTTATCTCCAATAACTTGGCGAACGCGAGTACTGTTGGCTTTAAGAAAAGTCGCGCAGTATTCGAAGACTTGCTGTATCAAACAATTAATCAGCCGGGTGGACGCAGTGCTCAAGACACTGAATTACCATCGGGTTTAATGTTAGGTGCCGGCGCAAAAGTGGTGGCAACGCAAAAAATTCATACCCAAGGGGATATGATTACCACGGATAACTCGTTGGATTTAATGATTCAAGGTGACGGCTTCTTCGAAGTGTTATTACCAGATGGTACTTCGTCATATACCCGTAATGGTCAATTTACGATGGACGAAGAAGGCAACATTGTTACCCCAGGTGCTGGCTATCCATTACAGCCACAAATTACGATTCCTGATGATGCGCTTGAGATCAATGTCTCGCAAGATGGTGAAGTTTCGGTTCGAATTCAAGGACAGGCTGACAACGCCGTTGTTGGTCAAATTAATACCGTCAACTTTATCAACCCAACAGGTTTAGAGCCGATTGGTCAGAACTTATTTACTGAAACAGCAGTGAGTGGTGCGCCAGCTCAAGGTGTGCCGGGTTTGGAAGGTTACGGCATGATAGTGCAAGGGGCACTTGAAACGTCAAATGTAAATACTACGGAAGAGTTGGTTAACCTGATTGAGAGCCAACGGGTTTACGAAATGAATTCAAAAGTAATTTCAGCGGTCGACCAAATGCTGAGTTACTTGAACCAGCAGCTTTAA
- a CDS encoding flagellar basal body P-ring protein FlgI, whose amino-acid sequence MNKFIKICSVVLASVSLLSTFSAHSQRIKDLADIQGVRSNQLVGYGLVVGLPGTGEQTPFTEQSFKTMLSNFGISMPANLKPQIKNVAAVAVHADLPAFAKPGQKVDITVSSIGSSASLRGGTLLQTILVGIDGNAYAVAQGSLVVSGLGAEGLDGSSVVINTPTVGRISNGATVEREIKSAFMSGDHITFNLRSSDFTTAKRMADTINDFIAGTARAIDATSVKVTAPRDASDRVSFLSMIENLEFEPDSPAAKIIVNSRTGTIVIGSEVKLLAAAITHGGITVTINEQQEVTQPDAFAEGETAVTENSIIDVNQDDSRMFVFDPGVTLDTLVRAINEIGAGPGDVMAILEALDQAGALRGELIII is encoded by the coding sequence ATGAATAAATTCATCAAAATTTGCAGTGTCGTATTAGCAAGCGTTTCGCTTCTATCTACTTTTAGCGCGCATAGCCAGCGCATCAAAGACTTGGCTGATATTCAAGGGGTTCGTTCGAATCAACTGGTCGGTTATGGTTTGGTGGTTGGTTTACCTGGCACAGGTGAACAAACGCCGTTTACTGAGCAAAGCTTTAAAACCATGCTCAGTAATTTTGGTATTTCGATGCCTGCAAATCTAAAACCACAGATTAAGAATGTCGCAGCGGTTGCTGTGCATGCTGACCTACCAGCGTTTGCTAAGCCAGGTCAGAAAGTTGACATTACGGTGTCGTCAATTGGCAGCTCTGCCAGCTTACGTGGCGGTACATTATTGCAAACAATTTTGGTAGGTATTGACGGCAACGCCTATGCCGTTGCGCAAGGTAGCTTAGTAGTAAGTGGTTTAGGCGCTGAGGGTTTAGATGGTTCAAGTGTTGTGATTAATACGCCTACTGTTGGTCGTATCTCAAATGGCGCAACGGTTGAGCGAGAGATCAAATCAGCATTTATGTCGGGCGATCACATTACGTTTAATTTGAGAAGTTCAGATTTTACGACAGCTAAACGCATGGCAGATACCATCAATGACTTTATCGCTGGCACGGCTCGTGCAATAGATGCAACGTCCGTCAAAGTTACAGCGCCGCGCGATGCATCAGACCGCGTTAGTTTTTTATCGATGATAGAAAATCTTGAATTTGAGCCTGACTCACCGGCAGCAAAAATTATCGTTAATTCACGTACAGGGACAATAGTTATTGGCTCAGAAGTTAAATTACTCGCTGCGGCAATTACTCATGGTGGCATTACGGTAACGATTAACGAGCAGCAGGAAGTTACTCAACCGGATGCTTTTGCAGAAGGTGAAACTGCGGTGACAGAAAATAGCATTATCGATGTTAATCAAGATGATTCTCGTATGTTCGTTTTCGATCCAGGTGTGACTTTAGACACCTTAGTGCGCGCTATTAACGAAATAGGCGCGGGTCCAGGTGATGTGATGGCTATTTTAGAAGCCCTTGATCAGGCTGGCGCATTGCGTGGTGAGCTAATTATTATCTAG
- the flgF gene encoding flagellar basal-body rod protein FlgF, translating into MDKMLYVAMSGAKQNMHALAVTANNLANAKTTGFKADLAQARTMQAFGEGLPTRVFSMTERASQNFGGGSIQTTGRDLDVAIQGDGWLAVQTPDGGEAYTRAGHLKLTETGGLETSNGDLLIGDAGPIFLPLPVNNIHISGDGTITVQPEGAPANAQEEVGRIKMVNPDVRDIEKGNDGLFRRKDGNIEPADVTVQLASGALEASNVNPVNEMTDMIALQRQFEMQLKLMKTAEEIDSASSSLLRAF; encoded by the coding sequence ATGGATAAAATGCTCTATGTCGCAATGAGCGGTGCAAAGCAAAATATGCACGCTTTAGCGGTTACAGCGAACAACCTCGCAAACGCCAAAACTACTGGCTTTAAAGCCGATTTAGCGCAAGCTAGAACCATGCAGGCTTTTGGTGAAGGGTTGCCAACTCGGGTGTTTTCCATGACTGAACGCGCTAGCCAAAATTTTGGCGGCGGTTCAATTCAAACCACCGGACGCGATCTTGACGTTGCCATTCAAGGCGATGGCTGGTTAGCAGTGCAAACGCCAGATGGCGGTGAAGCTTATACTCGAGCTGGTCATTTAAAGTTAACTGAAACGGGCGGCCTAGAAACTAGCAATGGTGATTTGTTGATTGGTGACGCCGGACCGATTTTTTTGCCGCTTCCGGTTAACAATATTCATATTTCGGGTGATGGAACGATTACCGTTCAGCCAGAAGGTGCGCCAGCTAATGCACAAGAAGAAGTTGGCCGTATCAAAATGGTTAACCCAGATGTACGAGACATTGAAAAGGGCAACGATGGCCTATTTCGTCGTAAAGACGGCAACATTGAGCCAGCTGATGTAACCGTGCAACTAGCAAGCGGTGCGCTTGAAGCTAGTAATGTTAACCCTGTTAATGAAATGACCGACATGATTGCGTTGCAGCGTCAATTTGAAATGCAACTGAAACTAATGAAAACAGCAGAAGAAATTGATTCAGCAAGTTCTTCGTTATTGCGTGCTTTCTAA
- the flgH gene encoding flagellar basal body L-ring protein FlgH, giving the protein MKQLTIVIIMALLTGCASVQQSKVLPDDPEFAPILPEPEEEEVVPTGSLFKVNYVNNIYSDSKAHRVGDIISVILNESTQAQKSATTEITKENEATLDPIVGLGGRNATFKGDSIQFGFNQETDYSGDSRADQGNSLNGYISVHVLRVLPNGNLMIRGEKWMTLNNGDEYIRLTGIIRPQDITYDNTIMSNKVANARIQYAGTGTFADVQEQGWLTRFFNSSWWPL; this is encoded by the coding sequence ATGAAACAACTAACTATCGTGATTATTATGGCGCTGTTAACTGGCTGCGCTAGCGTTCAACAATCTAAAGTACTGCCGGACGATCCTGAGTTTGCGCCTATTTTACCTGAGCCAGAAGAAGAAGAAGTAGTACCAACTGGTTCGTTATTCAAAGTTAATTACGTCAACAATATTTATTCTGACTCGAAAGCTCACCGCGTTGGCGACATTATTTCGGTGATTTTAAATGAAAGCACGCAAGCACAAAAAAGCGCGACGACAGAAATAACCAAAGAAAACGAAGCAACGCTTGACCCAATCGTTGGTTTAGGCGGTCGTAACGCGACATTCAAAGGCGATTCGATTCAATTTGGCTTTAATCAAGAAACTGATTACAGCGGTGATTCAAGAGCAGATCAAGGTAACAGCTTAAACGGTTATATTTCAGTTCATGTATTACGTGTGCTGCCAAACGGCAACTTAATGATCCGCGGTGAAAAGTGGATGACCCTAAACAATGGTGACGAATACATTCGTTTAACGGGCATTATTCGTCCGCAAGATATCACTTATGACAACACCATTATGTCAAACAAAGTCGCGAATGCGCGTATTCAATACGCTGGCACAGGAACTTTTGCCGATGTGCAAGAGCAAGGCTGGTTAACTCGGTTTTTCAACAGTTCTTGGTGGCCACTATAA
- a CDS encoding flagellar hook assembly protein FlgD yields the protein MDSVSGSSSLDGLRWQRETGVPEADDNNGMLTQEDFFALMTQELAHQDPTKPVENNEMISQMTAFSTTDGVARLNDSFAQFANSMSSSQALQASSLVGRSVLVEDNTFGMATGEQPKGKIVTDSPASNVNIYVENTAGEIIQTVPVGNVPAGESNFTWDGMTSNGELAPEGAYRFRVAGLVDGQASELQAMTYRKVDSVTLAGAGGNIVLNLNGGSTMNLSDVVEVTQG from the coding sequence ATGGATTCAGTTAGTGGCAGCAGCAGTTTAGACGGCCTTCGCTGGCAACGAGAGACTGGGGTACCAGAAGCCGATGATAATAACGGCATGTTAACCCAGGAAGATTTCTTTGCCTTGATGACTCAAGAGCTTGCTCATCAGGACCCAACCAAGCCTGTAGAGAACAACGAGATGATTTCGCAAATGACGGCGTTTTCAACGACAGATGGTGTGGCAAGACTCAATGACTCATTTGCACAATTTGCAAATTCAATGTCGTCAAGCCAGGCGTTGCAAGCTTCTTCTTTGGTCGGTCGAAGCGTTTTGGTTGAAGACAATACTTTTGGTATGGCAACAGGTGAGCAGCCAAAAGGTAAGATTGTGACTGATAGCCCTGCGAGCAACGTCAATATTTATGTTGAAAATACGGCGGGTGAAATTATCCAAACAGTTCCCGTTGGCAATGTGCCAGCAGGTGAGTCGAACTTTACATGGGATGGTATGACATCAAATGGCGAGTTAGCGCCTGAAGGGGCATATCGTTTCCGCGTAGCAGGCTTAGTTGACGGACAAGCGTCAGAGCTGCAAGCCATGACTTATCGAAAAGTAGACAGCGTAACGCTAGCAGGTGCTGGCGGTAATATTGTGTTGAACCTGAACGGCGGTTCAACGATGAATTTATCTGATGTTGTTGAAGTAACTCAAGGCTAA